One window of Helicobacter winghamensis ATCC BAA-430 genomic DNA carries:
- the hemB gene encoding porphobilinogen synthase produces MFKRLRRVRLNSVVRNLVEENSLRVQDLIYPLFITHGESVKNTIASMPDVYQLSIDNALKECAELQSLGINAIMLFGIPSIKDSIGSEALSEQGIIAQALRAIKEKLPNLLLCVDLCFCEYTDHGHCGILNPKLQSVDNDLTLEILNKQALVLAKAGADLIAPSGMMDGMILSLRQALDNAGFSHIPLMSYSTKFASGYYGPFRDVAQSTPSFGDRKSYQQNPANRREAILESLEDEAQGADILMVKPALAYLDIVRDIRERSLLPLAVYNVSGEYAMLKFAQKAGLIDYERVLMETMISFKRAGADIIITYHAKEIAKLLIRI; encoded by the coding sequence ATGTTTAAGCGTTTAAGAAGAGTTAGATTAAATAGCGTGGTGCGCAATCTTGTAGAAGAAAATAGCCTAAGAGTGCAAGATCTTATTTATCCACTTTTTATCACACACGGAGAGAGCGTTAAAAACACAATTGCAAGTATGCCTGATGTCTATCAACTAAGCATTGATAACGCACTAAAAGAATGTGCCGAGCTTCAAAGTCTAGGAATTAATGCAATAATGCTTTTTGGGATTCCGTCTATTAAAGATAGTATAGGCTCTGAAGCACTAAGCGAGCAAGGAATCATCGCACAAGCTTTGCGTGCAATCAAAGAGAAATTACCAAATTTACTTTTATGTGTGGATTTATGCTTTTGTGAATACACAGACCACGGACATTGTGGAATCCTAAACCCAAAACTTCAAAGCGTAGATAATGATTTAACGCTAGAGATTTTAAACAAGCAAGCCCTTGTGCTAGCAAAGGCTGGTGCGGATTTAATTGCACCAAGCGGAATGATGGACGGAATGATTCTATCTTTGCGCCAAGCCCTAGATAATGCAGGATTTTCACACATACCGCTAATGAGCTATTCTACTAAATTTGCTAGTGGCTATTATGGACCTTTTAGAGATGTCGCACAAAGCACACCAAGTTTTGGAGATAGAAAAAGCTATCAGCAAAACCCAGCAAATCGTAGAGAAGCAATTCTTGAGAGCCTAGAAGATGAAGCGCAAGGGGCGGATATTTTAATGGTAAAGCCCGCTCTTGCTTACCTTGATATTGTAAGAGATATTAGAGAAAGAAGTCTATTGCCTCTTGCTGTGTATAATGTAAGTGGAGAATATGCAATGCTAAAGTTTGCACAAAAGGCAGGATTAATTGACTATGAACGCGTATTAATGGAAACAATGATAAGCTTTAAGCGCGCTGGAGCAGATATTATCATCACTTACCACGCAAAAGAGATTGCAAAATTATTAATTAGAATCTAA
- a CDS encoding ArsS family sensor histidine kinase: protein MIKNSIIVKISILFIVAIIGLGAFSYYFIREEINKEILENQLKYSQFLATINQLVRFGGNVDLIEKYLYELGLQQIQEEKALKNFENHLTPNLTNGIIAKVIKQENGVYLFLQTPTEWKLYGDFHKNKLFNYYLITFFAFLVVVFLFALVIKSILPLKTLRKEIRKFANGQTNIACKINQNDEIGELSREFENAVEKINALNQSRHLFLRAIMHELKTPITKGRITAEMIDNSVYKERLCSVFERLNSLINEFAKIEELSSRNYCLNKQNYVLKDILNQVFAMLLLDKTQIQELFSLPNENYILRCDFEMLTLAIKNLLDNALKYKSKGKVELRAKGDDLEILNFGTPLPYSLKDHCKPFFKDEKSNKNGGLGLGIYIVKSTLESQGLTLDYTHINDMNIFIIKGVIAQNPK, encoded by the coding sequence ATGATTAAAAATTCTATTATTGTTAAAATTTCGATTCTATTTATTGTAGCAATAATTGGCTTAGGTGCATTTTCTTACTATTTTATCCGCGAAGAGATAAACAAAGAAATCCTAGAAAATCAGCTAAAATACAGCCAGTTTCTAGCTACAATCAACCAGCTTGTGCGTTTTGGTGGCAATGTAGATTTAATTGAAAAATATCTCTATGAACTAGGATTGCAACAAATCCAAGAAGAAAAAGCTCTAAAAAACTTTGAAAATCACTTAACGCCAAACCTAACAAATGGAATTATTGCTAAGGTTATTAAACAGGAAAATGGTGTGTATTTATTTCTTCAAACCCCAACAGAATGGAAACTCTATGGAGATTTTCATAAAAACAAGCTTTTCAATTACTATCTTATCACATTTTTTGCATTTTTGGTCGTTGTGTTTTTGTTTGCCCTTGTGATTAAAAGCATTTTGCCTCTTAAAACCTTGCGTAAAGAGATTAGAAAATTTGCCAATGGGCAAACAAACATTGCTTGCAAGATTAATCAAAATGATGAAATCGGGGAGCTTTCGCGAGAATTTGAAAACGCAGTAGAAAAAATTAACGCGCTCAATCAATCACGCCATTTGTTTTTACGCGCCATTATGCACGAGTTAAAAACACCCATTACAAAAGGCAGAATCACAGCAGAAATGATTGATAATTCTGTGTATAAAGAGCGTTTATGTAGTGTGTTTGAACGCCTAAATTCCCTAATTAATGAATTTGCAAAAATTGAAGAATTAAGCTCGCGCAATTATTGCTTAAATAAGCAAAATTATGTGTTGAAAGATATTTTAAATCAAGTATTTGCAATGTTACTTTTAGATAAAACACAAATCCAAGAGCTTTTTAGCTTGCCTAATGAAAACTATATTTTACGCTGTGATTTTGAAATGCTAACTTTAGCAATAAAAAACTTACTAGATAATGCCCTAAAATACAAAAGCAAGGGCAAGGTAGAGCTTCGTGCAAAAGGTGATGATTTAGAGATTCTAAACTTTGGCACACCACTTCCTTACTCACTAAAAGACCACTGCAAGCCATTTTTCAAAGATGAAAAATCTAATAAAAATGGTGGGCTTGGGCTTGGAATCTATATTGTCAAAAGCACGCTAGAATCACAAGGCTTAACCCTTGATTACACACATATCAACGATATGAATATTTTTATCATAAAAGGCGTTATCGCCCAAAATCCAAAATAA
- a CDS encoding SH3 domain-containing protein, whose product MLENLKKILKVYPLPVFVFLLTFVAYYSAFELLKEKESAQPPISEEESMQSVAEIPQSAQQVLIQEARTQPSQIPLEAPLTTPQQLPESNPIIFLTSLVKSLNIRQDTNTQSPIVGKLTPTQTAISLDERDGWVLLADSNTKEPIGWSLKRFTKEIEAPQKLESKINVATPQTLIQTETKQALYASKVPSLNIRENPSTEARILNKLTPSDAVSIVETNGIWVKIQDSTTSGKNGWVVRRSLILRD is encoded by the coding sequence ATGCTTGAAAACCTAAAAAAGATTCTAAAGGTTTATCCCTTACCTGTTTTTGTGTTCTTGCTAACATTTGTAGCGTATTATTCCGCTTTTGAGCTTTTAAAGGAAAAAGAATCTGCACAACCCCCTATTTCTGAAGAAGAATCTATGCAAAGCGTAGCAGAAATCCCACAAAGCGCACAACAAGTTTTAATTCAAGAAGCTAGAACGCAACCTAGCCAAATACCCTTAGAAGCGCCGCTAACAACACCACAACAACTTCCAGAATCTAATCCTATCATTTTTTTAACAAGTCTTGTAAAATCCTTAAATATCCGCCAAGATACAAACACGCAATCCCCTATCGTTGGCAAACTCACTCCAACGCAAACCGCTATAAGTCTTGATGAAAGGGACGGCTGGGTTTTGCTGGCAGATTCTAATACTAAAGAACCTATTGGTTGGTCTTTAAAGCGTTTCACAAAAGAAATAGAAGCACCACAAAAGTTAGAATCTAAAATTAATGTTGCAACTCCGCAAACACTGATACAAACAGAAACTAAACAAGCACTTTATGCCTCTAAAGTGCCAAGCTTAAATATTAGAGAAAACCCTAGCACGGAAGCTAGAATCCTAAACAAACTCACACCAAGTGATGCGGTTAGCATTGTAGAAACAAATGGAATTTGGGTAAAAATCCAAGACTCAACCACTAGTGGCAAAAATGGCTGGGTTGTGCGCCGCTCCCTAATTTTGCGCGATTAA
- a CDS encoding RNA degradosome polyphosphate kinase, giving the protein MPQNSLNKSANFINRELSWLRFNTRVLSEAQDENNPLLERLKFIAIYGTNLDEFYMVRVAGLKRLYSAGITESGPDRLTPKDQLEQIRSYLKREKKCLEDCYFSIKEGLAKLGLHIKTYAQGNKQEKQELQEYFLNHLYPIVVPIAVDATHPFPHLNNLSYVLALKLQNLDNPNEIKFGMTRISRMLPGFVQLGDTYFCTDSIVAEFTNELFPGFKALSWSAFRVTRNADMEIEEEEGDDFMALMTEGLKSRRKGEIIRLEIGKTDDLELKNFITQYIQVAPEDIYESEVPMNSSILWEIVGNKNFAKLTFPSYTSKVLPPLDSNVNLFSVLDSQDILSFQPYESFDPVVNFIQSAAKDPDVFSIRMTLYRVGKNSPIVKSLIEAAENGKQVTALVELKARFDEENNLHWARALESAGAHVIYGVPGLKVHAKIALVIKSIGKELREYVHLSTGNYNPSTAKIYTDISYMTSKRAFTQDATKFFHNLSGFSHKSKLSVLLAAPLQIKPKILDLIENEARMGSEGRIILKANSIVDTDVILALYKASNAGVKIDLIVRGICCLRPGIKGVSENIRVVSIVGKYLEHARIYYFKHAEVPIYFASADLMPRNLERRVELMTPIFDDELANKLFEIIKIQSEDNAKAHELGSNGEYKKLSPKENEKLINSQKMLEEHTNALYSSLKQEERAVKAKKLASRMFKES; this is encoded by the coding sequence ATGCCACAAAATTCTTTGAATAAATCTGCTAATTTTATTAATCGTGAGTTATCTTGGTTGCGATTTAATACGCGCGTTTTAAGTGAAGCTCAAGATGAAAATAATCCGCTTTTAGAAAGGCTTAAGTTTATTGCGATTTATGGCACAAATTTAGATGAATTTTATATGGTGCGCGTAGCGGGACTTAAACGCCTTTATAGTGCCGGCATTACAGAGAGTGGTCCTGATAGACTCACGCCAAAAGATCAGTTAGAACAAATTAGAAGCTATTTAAAGAGAGAAAAAAAATGCCTAGAGGATTGCTATTTTTCTATTAAAGAGGGTTTGGCAAAGCTTGGATTGCATATTAAAACTTATGCGCAAGGCAATAAGCAAGAAAAGCAAGAATTGCAGGAGTATTTTTTAAATCATCTTTACCCTATTGTTGTGCCTATTGCTGTAGATGCAACACATCCTTTTCCGCATTTAAATAATCTTAGCTATGTGCTTGCTTTAAAGCTTCAAAATTTAGATAATCCCAATGAGATAAAGTTTGGTATGACACGCATTTCAAGAATGCTTCCGGGGTTTGTGCAATTAGGGGATACTTATTTTTGCACCGATTCTATTGTGGCGGAATTTACAAATGAGCTTTTTCCGGGCTTTAAAGCGTTAAGTTGGAGTGCATTTAGGGTTACAAGAAACGCAGATATGGAGATTGAAGAAGAAGAGGGCGATGATTTTATGGCGTTAATGACAGAGGGATTAAAGTCGCGCCGAAAAGGAGAGATTATCCGCCTTGAAATTGGAAAAACTGATGATTTAGAGCTAAAAAACTTCATCACGCAATACATTCAAGTTGCCCCAGAAGATATTTATGAATCTGAAGTGCCGATGAACTCTAGTATTCTTTGGGAGATTGTCGGGAATAAAAATTTTGCAAAACTAACTTTTCCAAGCTACACTTCTAAGGTTTTACCACCACTTGATTCTAATGTCAATCTTTTTTCTGTGCTTGATAGTCAAGATATTCTAAGCTTTCAACCCTATGAAAGCTTTGATCCTGTGGTGAATTTTATCCAAAGTGCCGCAAAAGATCCTGATGTGTTTTCTATTAGAATGACACTTTATCGTGTGGGCAAAAACTCACCCATTGTAAAATCTCTCATTGAAGCGGCTGAAAACGGCAAGCAAGTAACTGCTCTTGTGGAGCTAAAAGCAAGATTTGATGAAGAGAATAATCTCCATTGGGCGCGGGCATTAGAATCCGCTGGGGCGCATGTAATTTATGGTGTTCCGGGACTTAAGGTGCATGCTAAAATTGCCTTAGTGATTAAAAGCATTGGAAAAGAATTGCGCGAATATGTGCATTTAAGCACAGGAAATTACAATCCAAGCACAGCAAAAATTTACACAGATATTAGCTATATGACTTCTAAGCGTGCATTTACGCAAGACGCGACTAAGTTTTTTCACAATCTCTCTGGTTTCTCACACAAATCTAAACTAAGCGTATTGCTTGCCGCCCCTTTGCAAATCAAGCCAAAAATTTTGGATTTAATTGAAAATGAAGCAAGAATGGGAAGTGAGGGGCGCATTATTTTAAAGGCAAACTCCATTGTAGATACTGATGTGATTTTAGCGCTTTACAAGGCTTCAAATGCTGGGGTTAAGATTGATTTAATCGTGCGTGGAATTTGTTGCTTGCGACCGGGAATTAAGGGGGTTAGCGAGAATATTCGTGTGGTTTCTATTGTGGGTAAATATTTAGAACACGCAAGAATTTATTATTTTAAGCACGCAGAAGTGCCAATCTACTTTGCAAGCGCGGATTTAATGCCAAGAAACTTAGAGCGCCGTGTAGAGCTAATGACGCCTATTTTTGATGATGAGCTAGCAAACAAGCTTTTTGAAATTATCAAAATCCAAAGTGAAGATAACGCTAAAGCGCACGAATTAGGCTCTAATGGGGAATACAAAAAATTATCTCCAAAAGAAAATGAAAAGTTAATAAATAGCCAAAAAATGCTAGAAGAACACACAAATGCGTTGTATTCTTCGCTCAAGCAAGAAGAGCGCGCCGTTAAAGCAAAAAAACTAGCAAGCAGAATGTTTAAAGAGAGTTAG
- a CDS encoding shikimate dehydrogenase: MQFAVIGNPISHSLSPILHNHAFKMLGIPGFYGRYLLQENQSFYHLRSLHLKGANITVPFKEVAFNSCDEIFGIAREIGAVNTIIFEKGRMLGYNTDALGFYLCIKDLAPKNALIIGAGGSAKAVAHILKQKAICVTLINRSKKRLKDFKNFECFTFDTFTPKNPYDLIINTTPAGLTNSDLPLAKEYLSPLLKKARLAFDLIYGRQTPFLTLAKSINIATSDGKAMLINQAILAFEIFMESQNITFDTKILHQSMQHIL; this comes from the coding sequence ATGCAATTTGCAGTCATTGGCAATCCAATTTCCCATTCACTCTCTCCTATCTTACACAATCACGCTTTTAAAATGCTAGGAATACCGGGCTTTTATGGGCGTTATTTATTGCAAGAAAATCAATCTTTCTATCATTTAAGAAGCTTGCATTTAAAGGGCGCAAATATTACCGTGCCTTTTAAAGAAGTTGCTTTTAATTCTTGTGATGAAATCTTTGGAATCGCTCGTGAAATCGGAGCTGTTAATACCATTATTTTTGAAAAAGGCAGAATGCTAGGGTATAACACCGATGCTTTAGGATTCTATCTTTGCATTAAAGATTTAGCACCAAAAAATGCCCTAATCATCGGTGCTGGTGGCTCAGCAAAGGCTGTTGCTCACATTTTAAAGCAAAAAGCAATTTGCGTAACACTTATTAATCGCTCAAAAAAACGCTTAAAGGATTTTAAAAACTTTGAATGTTTTACCTTTGATACATTTACGCCTAAAAATCCCTATGATTTAATCATTAACACTACTCCAGCAGGGCTTACAAATAGTGATTTACCTTTAGCAAAAGAGTATTTAAGCCCCTTGCTTAAAAAAGCGCGTCTTGCCTTTGATTTAATTTATGGCAGACAAACACCTTTTTTAACTCTTGCAAAATCCATAAATATCGCAACTAGTGATGGCAAAGCAATGCTAATTAATCAAGCCATTTTAGCCTTTGAAATTTTTATGGAATCCCAGAATATCACATTTGATACAAAAATTTTACACCAAAGTATGCAACATATCCTTTAA
- a CDS encoding polynucleotide adenylyltransferase, protein MENTDFTRKIYLVGGAVRDGLLKLPIKDKDYVAVGFSEEDFAHLPKVGKSFPVFLQKDGSQIALARREKKTQHGYNGFSIETQQVSLYEDLKRRDLTLNAIAFDETTQTYYDPFNGKKDLENKILRHISEAFCEDPLRVLRAARLRARLGMEWKIHQSTKVLIYKMRDELCYLEKNRVYKEVESALLGQNSHLFFESLFELGVLDMIFPSIYALTTLKEGNLHHLEASVFAHTMEVLKHTDSQKNTKQCLILKFAALYHDIAKPYCYRNFGNSQGHDNLKIIAPLLDISIPNAIKKPMLLLIQNHIKIYLLPQMRLSKCVKFFDSYKKDSILLELQLDLLLADKQGRISQKFLDSNFLDFKKTLLNTFNTLLNYSPKEWIAQNNPTPNAIQTQVLKEKIRILKKDSTFLSLQKCL, encoded by the coding sequence ATGGAAAATACGGACTTTACTAGAAAAATCTATCTTGTTGGCGGAGCTGTTCGCGATGGGCTACTTAAGCTCCCCATTAAAGATAAAGATTATGTAGCGGTGGGCTTTAGCGAAGAAGATTTTGCACATTTGCCTAAAGTCGGTAAAAGCTTCCCTGTTTTTCTACAAAAAGATGGCTCACAAATCGCTCTAGCAAGGCGTGAGAAAAAGACACAACACGGCTATAATGGATTTAGCATAGAAACACAGCAAGTTTCTTTGTATGAAGATTTAAAACGGCGCGACTTAACACTAAATGCCATTGCCTTTGATGAAACCACACAAACTTACTACGATCCGTTTAATGGAAAAAAAGACTTAGAAAATAAGATTTTACGCCACATTAGCGAAGCCTTTTGTGAAGATCCTTTGCGCGTGCTTAGGGCTGCAAGACTTCGTGCTAGACTTGGTATGGAGTGGAAAATCCACCAAAGCACAAAAGTTTTAATTTACAAAATGCGCGATGAGTTGTGCTATTTGGAGAAAAACCGCGTGTATAAGGAAGTAGAAAGTGCGCTTTTAGGGCAAAATTCCCATTTATTTTTTGAAAGCCTTTTTGAACTTGGCGTGCTTGATATGATTTTCCCTAGCATTTACGCGCTAACCACTTTAAAAGAAGGCAATTTACACCACCTAGAAGCATCTGTCTTTGCGCACACAATGGAAGTCTTAAAGCACACAGACTCTCAAAAAAACACCAAGCAATGCTTGATTTTAAAGTTTGCCGCACTCTACCACGACATTGCAAAGCCCTATTGTTATCGCAATTTTGGCAACTCACAAGGACACGATAATTTAAAAATCATCGCTCCACTTTTAGATATTTCAATCCCAAATGCCATTAAAAAGCCTATGCTACTTTTAATCCAAAATCACATTAAAATCTACTTACTTCCGCAAATGCGCCTTAGTAAATGCGTGAAGTTTTTTGATTCTTACAAAAAAGATTCTATATTGCTAGAACTTCAACTTGACTTGCTTTTAGCTGACAAACAAGGACGAATAAGCCAAAAATTTTTAGATTCCAACTTTTTAGACTTTAAAAAAACTTTGCTAAATACCTTTAATACGCTTTTAAACTATTCTCCAAAGGAATGGATCGCACAAAATAACCCCACTCCAAATGCCATACAAACACAGGTTTTAAAAGAAAAAATTAGAATCTTAAAAAAAGATTCCACATTTTTATCCCTTCAAAAATGCCTTTAA
- the hpf gene encoding ribosome hibernation-promoting factor, HPF/YfiA family, whose protein sequence is MQTIITSRHFELTQAMKDYIFSLTQSLEKYQLDILSTRVIVTYQEKKGSKKGEKKKKRTFGIDITLSLAHSNTLVINQIDKDFYAAVDLAIGRMHKILRRYHDKHNKKFATPTQDLMVTTILRDEALANKGEDEIVPMDLDLHKPLDIEDALERLKSSSQQFFVFNDKDSKMRVIYKRIDGKYGLY, encoded by the coding sequence ATGCAAACAATCATTACTTCCCGCCACTTTGAACTTACTCAAGCAATGAAAGACTATATTTTCAGTCTTACGCAAAGCCTTGAAAAATACCAACTTGACATTCTAAGCACGCGTGTTATCGTAACTTACCAAGAGAAAAAAGGTAGCAAAAAAGGTGAAAAAAAGAAAAAACGCACCTTTGGTATTGATATTACCCTATCCTTAGCACATTCTAATACGCTTGTGATTAATCAAATTGATAAGGATTTTTATGCAGCTGTGGATTTAGCAATTGGCAGAATGCACAAGATTTTGCGTCGCTACCACGATAAGCACAACAAAAAGTTTGCCACTCCAACGCAGGATTTAATGGTAACCACGATTTTGCGTGATGAAGCCCTAGCAAACAAGGGCGAAGATGAAATTGTGCCTATGGATTTAGATTTACACAAGCCTTTGGATATTGAAGATGCACTAGAACGCCTAAAAAGTAGCTCGCAGCAGTTTTTTGTCTTTAACGATAAGGATTCTAAAATGCGTGTGATTTACAAGCGAATTGATGGAAAATACGGACTTTACTAG
- the purM gene encoding phosphoribosylformylglycinamidine cyclo-ligase, whose protein sequence is MEKLNYKDSGVDIAEGNALVEDLKGLVKQTFNQNVLGGIGSFSGAFLLPSGYKEPVILAATDGVGTKLKLAIDSGILNSVGIDLVAMCVNDLICNFATPMFFLDYYATGKLDKNAALQVISGITQGCLEAQCALIGGESAEMPGMYKDKDFDLAGFAVGIAEREIVERPLQASIGDVLVALPSSGIHSNGYSLVRKILEKHAINLDSNFNGKPLIETLLTPTKIYVQTFKKLQSKIKALAHITGGGLVENLPRVLPNGICAKVIEKNIQQLPIFEMLCHYIQDTDKYRTFNMGVGMVLIVDSKDADFVAKESGGYILGMLESGEKGVEFV, encoded by the coding sequence ATGGAGAAATTAAACTATAAAGATTCTGGCGTAGATATTGCCGAGGGAAACGCACTTGTAGAAGACTTAAAAGGGCTTGTTAAACAAACCTTTAATCAAAATGTCTTAGGTGGAATCGGATCTTTTAGTGGTGCATTTTTGTTGCCTAGTGGCTATAAAGAGCCTGTGATTTTAGCTGCCACAGATGGCGTTGGCACGAAGCTAAAGCTAGCTATTGATAGTGGAATCTTAAATAGTGTTGGGATTGATTTGGTTGCAATGTGCGTTAATGATTTGATTTGCAATTTTGCAACGCCTATGTTTTTTTTAGACTATTATGCCACTGGCAAGCTTGATAAAAATGCCGCATTGCAAGTGATTAGTGGAATCACACAAGGTTGCTTAGAAGCACAATGTGCATTAATTGGTGGAGAGAGCGCGGAAATGCCCGGAATGTATAAGGATAAGGATTTTGATTTAGCAGGCTTTGCAGTAGGAATTGCTGAAAGAGAAATTGTAGAGCGTCCGCTTCAAGCAAGCATAGGCGATGTATTAGTCGCGCTTCCAAGCAGTGGAATCCACTCTAATGGCTATTCTTTAGTGCGCAAAATCCTAGAAAAGCACGCGATTAATTTAGATTCCAACTTTAATGGAAAGCCTTTAATTGAAACTTTACTAACGCCTACAAAAATTTATGTTCAAACTTTTAAAAAACTCCAAAGCAAAATCAAAGCCTTAGCGCATATTACCGGGGGCGGACTTGTAGAAAATCTTCCGCGCGTTCTGCCTAATGGAATTTGCGCAAAAGTGATTGAAAAAAACATTCAACAATTACCAATTTTTGAAATGCTTTGCCACTATATCCAAGATACTGATAAATATCGCACCTTTAATATGGGTGTTGGAATGGTGCTAATTGTGGATTCTAAAGACGCGGATTTTGTTGCTAAAGAATCTGGAGGTTATATCTTAGGAATGCTTGAAAGTGGAGAAAAAGGTGTAGAATTTGTGTAG
- the gmhA gene encoding D-sedoheptulose 7-phosphate isomerase, producing MQTLILSEIQAHLQSAKKLESLVPSLEVAAKMLIDTLKSGGKILLCGNGGSAADAQHIAAELTGRYKKERQGLSAIALTTDTSALTAIGNDYGYDCVFSRQCEALARNGDLLWGISTSGNSKNVLNALEKARKMGCKTLGFSGRDGGAMQNFCDVLLISPSNDTPRIQEMHILMGHILCDLIEKSY from the coding sequence ATGCAAACATTAATTTTAAGTGAAATACAAGCACATTTACAAAGTGCCAAAAAATTAGAATCTCTCGTGCCTAGCTTAGAAGTGGCGGCAAAAATGCTAATTGACACACTTAAAAGTGGAGGCAAGATTTTACTTTGCGGCAATGGCGGAAGTGCCGCAGACGCACAACACATTGCCGCAGAGCTTACAGGGCGTTATAAAAAGGAGAGACAAGGGCTTAGTGCCATAGCTCTTACAACAGATACAAGTGCGCTTACAGCTATTGGCAACGATTATGGCTATGATTGTGTGTTTTCTAGGCAATGTGAAGCCTTGGCAAGAAATGGGGATTTGCTATGGGGAATCTCAACAAGCGGAAATAGTAAAAATGTGCTAAACGCGCTAGAAAAGGCACGCAAAATGGGCTGCAAGACTTTAGGTTTTAGTGGCAGAGATGGTGGGGCTATGCAAAATTTTTGTGATGTGTTATTAATCTCTCCAAGTAATGATACGCCAAGAATCCAAGAAATGCACATTTTAATGGGGCATATTCTTTGTGATTTGATTGAAAAAAGCTATTAA